A stretch of Prunus dulcis chromosome 6, ALMONDv2, whole genome shotgun sequence DNA encodes these proteins:
- the LOC117630567 gene encoding pentatricopeptide repeat-containing protein At4g38150-like, whose product MRTDGLTNNAVKMFDALSKDGLTHEALELFAQIKDKGHMPDVVSHTAVIEAYANAGKTKEALKVYLRMLASGVAPNAYTYTVLIKALSADPSGKFLGDAKKYLLEMMGKGMRPNARTYTAVFEGFARQEEKAEEGRELLVEIKGKGFVPDEKAVREVLKSKRGPVVRSVINILFGK is encoded by the coding sequence ATGCGCACCGATGGCCTCACTAACAATGCAGTCAAGATGTTCGACGCATTGTCCAAAGACGGCTTAACCCACGAGGCCCTGGAGCTCTTTGCTCAAATCAAGGACAAGGGTCATATGCCCGACGTCGTTTCACACACTGCCGTCATAGAGGCCTACGCCAATGCCGGCAAGACCAAGGAGGCTCTCAAGGTGTACCTGCGCATGTTAGCCTCTGGGGTCGCCCCGAACGCCTACACTTACACTGTTCTCATCAAGGCGCTGTCGGCCGACCCCAGCGGTAAGTTCCTTGGGGATGCCAAGAAGTATTTGTTGGAGATGATGGGCAAGGGAATGCGGCCCAATGCCCGCACCTACACGGCGGTGTTCGAGGGGTTTGCAAGGCAGGAGGAGAAGGCAGAGGAGGGGAGGGAGTTGCTGGTGGAAATAAAAGGTAAGGGGTTTGTGCCGGACGAGAAAGCTGTGAGGGAGGTTCTTAAGAGCAAGAGAGGGCCTGTGGTTAGAAGCGTAATCAACATTCTCTTTGGCAAGTAG
- the LOC117632726 gene encoding DEAD-box ATP-dependent RNA helicase 3, chloroplastic, with amino-acid sequence MTSIIGVSSVYPQTPCSELYRRAAASTTTTTATTSSPSLSLAFPERPHFNSVLRAKSGLVRQSSLVASAIATPNSVLSEEAFKGLGGFSKDSLDSDSEYDSETEPASAASDDDELALSKLGLPQRLVDSLEKRGISSLFPIQRAVLVPALEGRDIIARAKTGTGKTLAFGIPILKRLTEDDEQRSSHRRTGYLPRVLVLAPTRELAKQVEKEIKESAPYLNTVCVYGGVSYITQQSALSRGVDVVVGTPGRIIDLINGNSLKLGEVQYLVLDEADSMLAVGFEEDVEVILQKLPTQRQSMLFSATMPAWVKKLARKYLDNPLTIDLVGDQEEKLAEGIKLYALSTTGSSKRTILSDLITVYAKGGKTIVFTQTKRDADEVSMSLTTSIASEALHGDISQHQRERTLNGFRQGKFTVLVATDVASRGLDIPNVDLVIHYELPNDSETFVHRSGRTGRAGKLGTAVLMFTNNQRRTVRTLERDVGCKFEFVSPPTIEEVLESSAQHVVATLSGVHPESVQFFTPTAQKLIDEQGTNALAAALAQLSGFSRPPSSRSLITHEQGWTTLQIIRDPAFARGFLSARSVTGFLSDVYSAAADEVGKIHIIADERVQGAVFDLPEEIAKELLNRQIPPGNTISKITKLPALQDDGPVNDYYGRFSGRDRNSRRGGSRDRQGSSGFRSSRGWGSSDGADDSFRSGGRGGGRGGGRGGGRSYGNSNSQSRTSRSTDDDWLIGGRPSSRSSSRDSSRSFGGSCFNCGRSGHRASECPTKQGY; translated from the exons ATGACTTCTATTATAGGCGTTTCTTCTGTCTATCCCCAGACTCCATGTAGTGAGCTTTACAGAAGAGCAGCAGCTTCAacgacaacaacaacagctaCAACTAGCAgcccttctctttctcttgcgTTTCCAGAGAGGCCTCACTTTAACAGTGTTTTGAGAGCCAAGAGTGGCCTGGTCAGGCAGTCTAGTCTTGTTGCTTCAGCTATTGCAACGCCCAATTCGGTGCTCAGTGAAGAGGCGTTCAAAGGGCTCGGTGGCTTCTCTAAAGACTCTCTGGACTCAGACTCGGAATATGACTCTGAAACTGAGCCAGCTTCTGCTGCCAGTGATGACGATGAGCTCGCTCTTTCCAAGTTGGGTTTGCCCCAGCGCCTCGTCGACAGCCTTGAGAAACGTGGCATTTCAAGCCTTTTCCCTATTCAG agGGCTGTGCTAGTACCTGCATTGGAAGGTCGAGATATCATTGCTCGTGCAAAGACTGGGACTGGAAAGACATTAGCCTTCGGAATTCCAATATTGAAGCGCCTCACAGAGGATGATGAACAGAGAAGTTCTCATAG GCGGACTGGTTATCTTCCTAGAGTTCTGGTCCTTGCACCTACTCGGGAGTTAGCGAAACAAGTGGAAAAGGAGATTAAAGAATCTGCACCTTATCTAAACACTGTTTGTGTGTATGGGGGGGTTTCGTACATAACACAACAAAGTGCTCTCTCGCGTGGAGTTGATGTGGTGGTTGGAACTCCTGGTCGAATTATTGACCTGATAAATGGTAACAGCCTCAAACTGGGCGAAGTTCAATATTTGGTACTCGACGAAGCTGATTCAATGCTTGCTGTTGGATTTGAGGAGGATGTGGAAGTAATTTTACAAAAGCTTCCAACTCAGAGGCAAAGCATGCTGTTTTCTGCAACTATGCCTGCTTGGGTGAAAAAACTAGCACGGAAATACTTGGACAACCCATTGACGATTGATTTG GTTGGTGACCAAGAGGAGAAGCTTGCAGAAGGGATCAAACTTTATGCTTTATCAACCACTGGATCTTCTAAACGGACCATTCTTAGTGACCTTATAACG GTTTATGCAAAGGGTGGGAAGACCATTGTTTTTACACAAACAAAACGAGATGCTGATGAAGTCTCAATGTCATTAACAACTAGCATAGCTTCTGAGGCATTGCATGGAGATATATCGCAGCatcaaagagagagaacatTAAATGGTTTTCGGCAAGGGAAATTCACTGTGCTTGTTGCCACTGATGTTGCATCCCGTGGACTTGATATTCCCAATGTTGATTTG gTGATCCACTATGAACTTCCCAATGATTCAGAGACATTTGTGCATCGTTCTGGGCGTACTGGACGCGCAGGGAAACTAGGTACTGCCGTTCTGATGTTTACTAACAACCAGAGGAGAACAGTTAGAACTCTTGAGCGTGATGTGGGGTGCAAGTTTGAGTTTGTTAGTCCACCAACTATTGAAGAAGTTTTGGAGTCTTCTGCTCAGCACGTGGTTGCTACTCTAAGTGGAGTTCATCCTGAATCTGTACAAtttttcacaccaactgcACAGAAATTGATTGATGAACAGGGAACAAATGCCCTTGCTGCTGCACTAGCACAGTTGAGTGGATTTTCACGACCTCCATCATCCCGGTCCCTTATCACTCACGAGCAG GGATGGACGACATTGCAAATTATTAGAGATCCAGCTTTTGCCAGAGGGTTCCTGTCTGCTAGATCTGTCACTGGGTTTCTTTCAGATGTTTATTCTGCAGCAGCTGATGAAGttggaaaaatacatataattgCAGACGAAAGG GTTCAAGGAGCAGTTTTTGATCTTCCAGAAGAGATTGCAAAAGAGTTACTAAACAGACAAATACCTCCTGGAAACACTATTTCCAAGATAACCAAG TTGCCAGCTCTGCAAGATGATGGGCCAGTGAATGACTACTATGGCAGATTTTCAGGCAGAGATCGGAATAGTCGACGGGGAGGTTCTAGGGATCGTCAAGGATCATCAGGTTTTAGAAGTTCCAGGGGTTGGGGTTCTAGTGATGGTGCCGATGATTCATTTAGGAGTGGTGGTAGAGGTGGTGGTAGAGGTGGTGGTAGAGGTGGTGGTCGAAGTTATGGAAATAGCAACAGCCAATCTCGGACTTCAAGAAGCACAGATGATGATTGGCTTATTGGAGGTAGACCATCAAGCAGGTCATCATCCCGAGACAG TTCCAGAAGCTTTGGAGGTTCCTGTTTCAATTGTGGGAGGTCTGGCCACAGGGCATCAGAATGCCCTACCAAGCAAGGATATTAG
- the LOC117632314 gene encoding transmembrane protein 184A has product MAASVPIYLSIVAFFCTVGAIALAISHIYRHLMNYTEPTYQRYIVRIIFMVPIYALMSFLSLVLPGSSIYFNSIREVYEAWVIYNFLSLCLAWVGGPGSVVLSLSGRILKPSWVLMTCCLPPIPLDGRFIRRCKQGCLQFVILKPVLVAVTLILYAKGKYADGNFSPNQSYLYLTIIYTISYTMALYALALFYVACRDLLQPFNPVPKFIIIKSVVFLTYWQGVLVFLAAKSGLIKNAEDAAQYQNFIICVEMLIAAVGHLYAFPYKEYAGANIGEPRGLTGSLAHALKLNDFYHDTVHQFAPTYHDYVLYNHSEGDEGKRKYRSRTFVPTGPEMDAVRRNKHMFGNKIDDIQLSSLSSSSSSTPNNSGPVSDSANSDAMKSSLLVDTSNASSVPYDMSLIDLDLTSYPAKVPSANEGGTR; this is encoded by the exons ATGGCGGCATCGGTCCCAATCTACCTGAGCATTGTCGCTTTTTTCTGCACTGTTGGAGCCATAGCTTTGGCCATTTCGCACATCTACAGGCACCTCATGAATTACACAGAACCTACTTATCAGAGATACATTGTCCGCATTATATTTATGGTCCCA ATATATGCATTGATGTCTTTCTTATCCCTTGTTTTACCTGGGAGCTCAATCTACTTTAATTCCATCAGGGAAGT TTATGAAGCGTGGGtcatttataattttctgTCGCTGTGCTTGGCATGGGTTGGTGGCCCAGGATCCGTTGTCCTAAGTTTAAGTGGTAGGATTCTAAAGCCTTCGTGGGTTCTGATGACATGTTGCCTCCCTCCCATACCTCTTGATGG GCGCTTTATACGTAGGTGCAAGCAAGGCTGTTTGCAGTTTGTTATACTGAAGCCCGTATTAGTTGCCGTTACACTCATACTTTATGCAAAAGGGAAATATGCAGATGGAAATTTCAGTCCAAATCAGTCGTACCTGTATCTCACTATTATCTATACAATCTCATACACGATGGCTCTTTATGCTTTGGCATTGTTTTATGTGGCTTGCAGAGATCTGCTTCAGCCATTCAATCCAGTTCCAAAGTTTATTATAATCAAATCTGTTGTTTTCCTCACTTATTGGCAG GGTGTGTTGGTTTTCCTTGCTGCCAAATCTGGATTAATAAAGAATGCAGAGGATGCTGCtcaatatcaaaatttcataatatGTGTTGAGATGCTAATTGCTGCTGTTGGTCATCTATATGCATTTCCCTACAAGGAGTATGCTGGTGCAAATATTGGCGAGCCTCGAGGTCTGACTGGAAGCCTTGCACACGCCTTAAAATTGAATGACTTTTACCATGATACAGTCCACCAG TTTGCCCCTACCTATCATGATTATGTACTCTACAACCATAGTGAGGGTGATGAGGGAAAGAGGAAGTATCGGTCACGCACCTTTGTGCCGACTGGCCCAGAAATGGATGCTGTCAGAAGGAACAAGCACATGTTTGGGAACAAGATAGATGACATACAGCTTTCCAGTCTCTCATCCTCTAGTTCAAGCACTCCCAATAACTCTGGCCCAGTCTCTGATTCTGCAAATTCAGATGCAATGAAGTCTTCCCTGCTTGTTGATACCTCAAATGCTTCATCAGTGCCATATGACATGTCACTTATTGACTTGGACTTGACCAGCTACCCCGCAAAGGTTCCTTCAGCAAATGAAGGTGGTACTAGGTGA
- the LOC117631673 gene encoding uncharacterized protein LOC117631673 translates to MAGLWGQSIHHVGPNPSISRSNSLNSSSSSGSGCYYNSYMELSSNNYTMMEKRQLFLRSYQFSRKKSLTERIKGSFCKAKKVIWLRLRSARKLRKLVCFRLRYGLAYRRRRLCRLLNNYHHTRKCNNSYCFW, encoded by the coding sequence ATGGCCGGCCTGTGGGGACAGAGCATTCACCATGTGGGCCCAAACCCATCAATCAGTAGAAGTAACTCATTGaatagcagcagcagcagcggCAGTGGGTGCTATTACAACAGCTACATGGAGCTGAGCAGCAACAACTACACGATGATGGAGAAGAGGCAGCTTTTTCTTAGAAGCTATCAGTTCAGCAGGAAGAAGAGCCTGACAGAGAGGATCAAAGGGTCTTTTTGCAAAGCCAAGAAGGTCATATGGCTGAGGCTGCGTTCAGCTCGGAAGCTTAGGAAGTTGGTCTGCTTTAGACTCAGATATGGACTTGCCTACCGGAGAAGAAGACTCTGCCGTCTCCTGAACAATTACCACCATACCCGCAAATGCAATAACTCCTACTGTTTCTGGTAG